AAAGCCCAGAGCTTACTATCGTGGGGAATGGTGGGCTAATGAGAGTGCTGAACGCCTGCGGGTCAGAGACATCGGCATCCCCCCACACAAGCGAGCCAATCTCCTTCTCATCCTCAAGCTGCTGCCCCTGGATGTACAAGAAGTTGGGCTGCACCACTCGCTGCGCCTCGAGGAACTGCTCAGGTGTAGGATTGAACAAAGTGTGCACCTGCATTCGAAAGCCCCTTCATTCAGCTCACACAAAGAGAGGGGGAGCAGAAAATTTACCATCACCACACTCAAGCGAGAACACCCCCCAACTGACCTCCAATCTGCCGGCCGAGCTAAGCTCAGGGAACGGGTAAGACGGCCGCAGCCGCTTCGCCTCCGGCCCGGACCTCGCTGCCGTCACACGCTTCTCGGCGTGCTTCCCGCACAGCACGGCGAGGAGCACGCAGTTGCTCCGCGAGAAGCTCTGGATTTGAGACATGGCTGGCTGGTCGGAGCCTTCCCCGACGGCGGCCGGACAAGAGAAACCCCTCCTCTCCAAATCTGCCTCACGCCTTCATGCAACAAGCCCTGCGACACAGAAACCGGATCAGGAATCCCCCAAAATCCAACCAAATCCGCAGCGAAACCCCACGAATCTGGGCGGGCAACCTTACCAGGGCGCGATTTTGCGGCGGAatcggtggcggcgcagctcgAATGGACGGCCGGGCGCGGCCGGCAAGCAGCGGATTCGATCCGGGGGCGAAGGGGGGAATAGGAAGAGTAAAGTGCGCGAGAACGCACGGCGCCTCGGCCAGCCCTAGACGATTTGCGGAAATAGCTCACACCAACGCGAAAGCAAATCCCACTGCGGAGGCAATAAAAAAGAAGAGGCCTAGTAGATGTGGTGGTGGCGAATCGGCCCACGCCCCCATCCCGATCGAGCCAAACACACAGCAGAAGCAACCAACCAACCACACGAAGCGCAATCCAGACGAGAGCGAGAGAAGATCTCCCTCCAAGAACCCGTAGAAAAAAATGGGAACAGCAGCGGGCGGATCAGGCAGGCGGGACTCCTCCCATTACCAGCGGCGGCCAACCAACAGCCAAGAAACAATCCCGCATCGCAGAGAGGCGCAAACTTTGGAACAGTCCGGGCGCGCCCAGGGAGAGGCGTCAAGATTGGATTTTTTGACGGGCGTGGGGAGGGCGGCCGGGAGATTCTCGCGGACTTTTCCTGCTCGGATTTTAGCCCCGCGCCTGCTCACCCTCTCGTAATCACACGCATCGCCTGCTGCATCCTTTCCTGATCGCGTTAGTAACGCGCCGTCGATGCGTTGATGTCCCCCGCTGGTGCTGGTGCGTTGTTTTCCTGGCGCTTTTTCGTTTTCTCCTTTTCCTCCTCCGCTTCATTACTGCTCCCAGCCAGGGGCGCGGGCCGCAGGAAAAACACGGATTAAAAGATTAGGAATTTCGGGAGCGGGATTGGGTTGGCTTGGGGGGAAATAATCTCTTTCTGGAAGAATTGTTTTTGCCGGGATCGGAATATGGGGGATGGATGCTGcctctgcctgctgctgcttttgGGCCTGCTGCTGCATGGTATTCGGTGGCGGGTGTTCGGTGCAGATCGATTCGGTGTGGCGTAGGGTTCGTTGGTTACCTTGCCTTCGATCGGGGATCGGGCTTGGGCGCTCGAGTGCATCGGGACTCGGGGACCGTGCACGGGGTTGGTTTGCTCGCTCGTGGTGTTCGTGGAGTCGTGGGAGGCTGGGAGCGAAGGGCCCGTTTGATCCGTTTCGGCGTGTTCCCAGCGGTGGAGCGACGCCGGGCTCACGCGCCGTCACCGTCAGCGTCACGGGACGGGCGCCTGTCTCTGGCTGGTGGGTCCTGTTCTGGGCGCCGTCGTCTGGCGTCTGCATGAGATGGGGGCCCATCGGCCCATGTGCGGTTGGTCGTGCCACTATTTTTATGACAGTGAATGAACAAAGTTAATGCCCCGCTAACCATCTTGGCCTGTTCGGATGGGTGGAAGTGGCTGGGCTGACGGCTGGACGGGTGACCGTTGACACATAACGCTGTTGCTACAGTGTACAAATCAGCCACCAGCCCTGGCTGATCAGCCAACCGAATAGACTGCTTATTATCGAATTTCTTTGTCGCCTGCGGTGAGGGTAATTTTTGTAGCATAAGAATAACCGCTTCAATTTGGTTCTTATCTTTAAAAATTTATATAATCTTCGAGTGCTCACATACTCCTACATAGTTATCATCGTGAAGCTAGTGGAGTCAGTCTCAAAGCCACGTTATAGAGGAGAACAATGGCAAATAACAAGTACATAATTTTAAACGGAACCTTATTCAAACCTTTATGTTGAATTCAAAGTTTAAACGGAAACCTCTCTATCAACTCAAAACTTTTGAACTTCCCATCTTAGAATTCCCTGTCTTGGTTCATAATTTTTTGCCATCTAAActtttcatttttcttgaaGATGGATGATctatcaaacaaaaaaaaggagaagtaTTGTTGAATTAATAAGTAGGGGCAGATGCAGGAATTGAAGGTAGGAGGCTCCACCGCTGCTAATAAGGGAGAGATGATCATCACTCACAGACAATAAATATTCAAATGGGAGGGAAGCCCATTCACGATAGTACCCAAGTGAGCCTTCCATGGAGCAAGGAGAGTGTGGGCGCTTGTTGTCATAAAAGTTTGTGCTCGACATAGATTTTGTAGCATGGATTGCATCCTTCACAGAGGTTAGTTATGCAACATTCTCACTTTATGGCCTTCATAGATAGCTGTAGTCCATCGTTtagtattttatttttaaagATATAACTGCATCTATCATATTAAGTTAGGTTAACGCCTGGAGAGAACCATAGCATGAATATATACAATGCATATTGGCCCCCCAACAACTATACTTTTCATTCTTACATAGTTACATCGGTGCTATCTCGTTTGCCTCTCCTAGCACCGATAAATATGCACGCACTGATAAATATGCACGCTCATTAAACAAGAAATATGTATTCCTCCACAAACTTCAGCCTTGATCAGATGCAccgtgtaaaatttttgaaagagaatcttttcacatttgaagtattaaacatagactaatcacaaaaataattacagaactcctCTGTAAACTACaaaatgaatttattaagactaattaatctgtaattagcatatatttaatgtagcaatttagtggctaatcatggcctaattagactcattagattcatctcataatttacaagcaaactatgcaatatttcgtctagatttaatacttcatgcatgtgccgCACACATTCAAtatgatagttttggaattttgaattttgcaccTAAACCAGCCTTTCTTCTCAGCACACTGGTACATGATAACTAACCATTTGCATCTACTCCGATCCTTTCGTCCTAAAATTTAaacattttatttatttttctttatttaagTCAAACTAACCTATTTTTTCCAATATAAGCAATTTTTGTTTGCTTTATCTAAGTTGAACTAACCTACTTTTACTAATTTGGCGATTTTGTAAAAAGAAGTTTCAAATTTAAGAAAAATGCCCTAGTTCTAAATGGGATAAAGAACGGTCGACGTCAATAAGTACAACCAGTGGCGAATCTAGAATTTGAACTTGGGGTGGGGGgctcatcttcctcttcttcttcttttccatctcttcttcttctttttcctcattTTTCTCCTACTCCTTTTGATTCATGGTTGAAATTTGTAGGGGTACcttgggagggggggggggggggtccatgGGTTGTAGAGgggtaggggggctggagcacccccccccccccccctagctCCACCGCTGAGTACAACATATCTGTATACACATAGATTTTCAATGTGCTTGAGGGCCTATCTGGGGGCGAGGATTTTTGGCTCGTCATATTTGAGTCCAAATTCAAACAAGATGGAGAGTACTAAAAGCAATCTCTCCACCAACCTTTGCCTTAAAGCTTCATCAGCGATCTGGCAGCCATGCCGGAGCAGATAGGCGCTGCGAGTTCTGATCAAACAGCGCTCTGCCAGGCCACATTGATTACAGATTTACAGGTGAGATAACAACACACCATCCATCACGAACTGCATTGTCTAGCCTGACCAGCCAGTACCAACATGACAAATTTGTGGAGAATGACAGGCGCTATTAACTTCAGTTACAACGAGGCATCAGGAAATCACAAAGCTCAGCAAGGGATTACATTCTGCTACTGCTGAGTTCAGATATACATGAATTCTCCACCCCTGACAGCATTTGCCGCTCCCCTCctgtcttcctcctcttccttttcGCGCTCCTTCCTGCTCTCATACACATGATCATCTGTCCTCAGCTCGTGGCGGCAGATCGGGCATGAGTTGTTCTCGTCCTAAATGAAAACAAAAGATCATGACCGATTAGCTACACTGACTTGAAATAATAATGCTACTCTACTCCAGATCTAATTATTCAAAGGGTCTAGGAGAAGATTACCAGCCATGGCTTCAGGCACGGAGGATGGAAAAGATGCTTGCACGGCAGCTCCTGCATCTTGTCATCCACAACCAAGTTTTCACGACAAACAGCACACTCCGTCTCAATGCCCAATCTAGCAATGACTTCCTCGGTAACTGTTAGGACAGGTAAATTGGCAACAACTTCCTTTGAGGCTGGGGGTGCCCTGGGTGGATGCTCAATGATTCCCTGGCAACAGAAAAGTGATACTCCAGATCAATATTCATACATCTTAGTACAATTTCAATTAACTAAAGCAGACTTTGATCATGACAGTAGAAAGTTGTGTGGCAGCTGGAATACAAGCTACACCATAATAAACTGTAAGGACAACATGAGAGAGCATATACCAAAGAACTGGATTCTCATGATCAATATTTATGCCTACCTGCAGTGATTCTTCCAAGGCAGTTTCTAGATCCCTGTTTCCTGATATGCTTTCTAAGAAGTTCATTATAGCAGGTGTCACATCCTCGGCTCTAGACTCTATCCTATTGCTGTTCCCATCTTGACCCCCAGAGGATTCAGTTAGTATGCTCAATTCCCGTGCTAAGTTATCGGCAACAAGCCATGCTGGAGGTGGAGGCTCCTGTCCCACAGTAAGGTGTCCTTCAAAAAGAAATCTGGTGTCTGCGAAAAGTATCATCTTATTAGCAAACAAATATTTATAAGGGTCAAGATTTTTTAGGAGAAATGGTATATAAGTGCATTGCAAAAATATGCCAACTCTTTTTCGTATTTACATACTCAACTTGATAATTCAACAAATGCCATCTAATCAAATGGTGGGCATCTAAAGCTTATGTTCCTGTACCACTACCACCAGCCCAGTCATATCATAAAGCCATAAAGGGCTTGGTGTGTATTTGTCAACACTTTTGGATGTTGCATTACAagattttttgtatttttgattTTTAGACCATGTTTATTAATCTAAATGTGTTTTAGATTTTTGTATGGTATATACCTGCTTCTCTGTTGCTTGGTATGGAatcctcattttctttttcgTCAAGATGCTCCCGGGCCCTTGAAATGCAGCTCTTCAAGTGCTCCTTTTCAGCAGGATTAGTTACCAGCTTCTCAGTTCCCACAAAGAGGTTCAGACCAGCACGCCAGAATCCAGGAGCTGTATATCTAGTCTGAAGCACCGTTGCAACACGGCAAACTGTTGAATACATCTGCAAAAAGTAACAAATGATCAAAATAAACACAGACAATGACACTTGTAACAGTCAAGGGTGAACAAAATGGATATTAAAAGTTGTAGCAGTCCAAATGAGTAATGATTTCAAAATGATTAAACATAGTTCTGTAGTTGTACTATAAAAATGATTTTAACCAAAACCATTCTAGAACAATGACTCGAGCCATCCTTAATTTTAAAAGGAGTTGCTTGTTGCATTATGTGCAAACAAACAAAGACACAATTTTGTTACAGTACGTCAAGATGCAGTAAGATAGTCAGATAGCAAGCTGGTTGACACTCTTAACCATCTCTTGAAGAAATCTAACACATTCACCAACTATTGATACATTGAAGTTCATCATCTACTGACAGAAACAAATAGCGTTGCTCTGAAATCCAGTCATGTTACTATTCATGAAAACTAATAGCACCCACCATCTATTGAAGAACACTGAAATTTACAAAGTCCCTCGTTGACAATCTTCTTAACCAAATTCGTACACTTAATTACTAAACGGAAACCCCATCGACCCCATCGCTAAATTCAGCAGTTGCAATAAAAACATATCCAGCTCGTATTCTACCGACCAAATTCTACGTGTATTCTCCATCTAGCTAGTTGGCAGGAGCACTTGTCGTAGAGAGGCAGGTCAGGTCGCCAGGTCGGGTCGGCCTTACCGATTTGCGGAGTGCGGGGGAGGCGCCGGCGTAGCGGTCCCGTaccacggcggcgaggtcggcgacTGCCTGCTCGAACTGCTGCTTCTTCCCGAGCATCTGCCGCAGCGCCTGGAGgcgcgcctccaccgccgcctcgtccGCCGCGGTCGCCGACATCACGGCAGCAGGCTTTGGACTCCTGCGGGGTACCCTGATTCCGATCGATCCCGCCTCTATGGAATTGGGATTCCGAGATTCGTCGCCTTCGTCGGTGGGGGAGGGAAGGGATGGGAAGGGTTGCGTGCGTTGCCTCGCCGGAGGAGGTATAAATGGAGGCGGGCGGGCGCCGGtgggcggtgggcggtggcgggcgCTGGCTTGGAGGAGAGGAAAGAAACACCCGCGGGACGACGGTGGCCAGGCGGGCACGGTCGGCGTGTGGATCGGCGGACGCGGCTGATGGATGGGGAGCTTTTAtgttaaggccgtgtttagttccgttgcaaaaaaaaatttaaagtatttttattaatttgaaatactaaataaagtctatttataaaactttttacacagatgggttgtaaatcgcgagacgaatctaatgatgctaattaattcatgattaatcaataattagcggatgattactgtagcatcaatgttgcaaattatggattaagtaggctcattagattcgtctcgcgatttacagcccatccatgcaaaaagttttgtaaatagacttcatttagtactctatgcatatgTCAAAACATTCGATATGACAATTTTTTGTTTACGAGATTTACGGGATCGGATCAGATCCTAAACTTGAGACGGCGGCGTGACGGCCGGGTGGGAACCTGCCCTGCACGAGCCGACACGATGGATCGAAGTAACCTGGGCCGAAACTGGGATCGGACGCGGCCGCCATCGAGCGGTAGAGATCTGactatatcaccccctcaccTATGGAGTGGACTGTATAACCTCCTAATTTATGAAACAGTTTATATCACCTcctgaactttccaaaaccgaTCAAATTACCCCTAAATCAGTttcgaaaaatcatagtaaattaaaaaaatcataaaatagaaaatccaattgtgttagactccaaatgagtagatctacacagtgaacatatagTATAGTATGCTTTAATATATTtttgggtcagttggatccatgccactacaacttcttgaaattggatttcatgttgaaatccatgccattaagtggcatgattttgaacatgaaacccaatttcacggagttgtggtggcatgaatcaaaTTTTCCCTATATTTTTTatgtagatttagatctataCTTTTCTTCGTAgttgtaaaaaaatatattaaagcataccatattatatatttactgtgtagatctactcatttggaatccaacacaattggatttttttattttatgatttttttgtggtttactatgatttttcaaagctgTTTTAGGGGATAATTTGACCGGTCTTGAG
This portion of the Panicum virgatum strain AP13 chromosome 2N, P.virgatum_v5, whole genome shotgun sequence genome encodes:
- the LOC120660747 gene encoding E3 ubiquitin-protein ligase AIP2-like, whose translation is MSATAADEAAVEARLQALRQMLGKKQQFEQAVADLAAVVRDRYAGASPALRKSMYSTVCRVATVLQTRYTAPGFWRAGLNLFVGTEKLVTNPAEKEHLKSCISRAREHLDEKENEDSIPSNREADTRFLFEGHLTVGQEPPPPAWLVADNLARELSILTESSGGQDGNSNRIESRAEDVTPAIMNFLESISGNRDLETALEESLQGIIEHPPRAPPASKEVVANLPVLTVTEEVIARLGIETECAVCRENLVVDDKMQELPCKHLFHPPCLKPWLDENNSCPICRHELRTDDHVYESRKEREKEEEEDRRGAANAVRGGEFMYI